In Silene latifolia isolate original U9 population chromosome X, ASM4854445v1, whole genome shotgun sequence, the following proteins share a genomic window:
- the LOC141616911 gene encoding uncharacterized protein LOC141616911, which translates to MWHILKKLPEKVGPVICKDTEFLKKINRCVWSEDVEPPEFEERWTTVVESHGLSDNEWLKEKYNIRNMWVPLTFSPSHCDELLGILREFKERVKITPDKSGNTGIAKVKDKNAEIGMLLGTNIPSEIKVLPPRQCKNKGSGKRLISQRERAGEVTKKALRKCRACGEMANHDSRNCDRRTTDNE; encoded by the exons atgtggcacatactaAAAAAGTTGCCTGAGAAAGTAGGGCCTGTAATATGTAAAGATACTGAGTTCCTGAAGAAGATAAACCGATGTGTTTGGAGCGAAGATGTGGAGCCGCCTGAATTTGAGGAAAGGTGGACAACAGTAGTTGAATCTCATGGGTTGTCGGATAACGAGTGGCTTAAGGAGAAGTACAACATTAGAAATATGTGGGTTCCACTTACTTTC AGTCCTAGTCATTGTGATGAGTTGCTTGGGATTTTGCGTGAGTTCAAGGAAAGGGTAAAAATTACCCCTGATAAAAGTGGAAATACTGGTATTGCAAAGGTAAAGGACAAGAATGCTGAAATTGGGATGCTTTTAGGAACAAACATTCCTAGTGAGATTAAGGTTTTGCCTCCAAGGCAGTGCAAAAACAAAGGCTCGGGAAAAAGGCTGATCTCACAAAGAGAACGAGCTGGGGAAGTGACGAAGAAAGCGCTAAGAAAATGCAGGGCCTGTGGGGAGATGGCGAACCACGACAGTAGGAATTGTGACCGAAGGACAACCGACAATGAGTAG